In the genome of Saccharomonospora viridis DSM 43017, one region contains:
- a CDS encoding DUF6319 family protein has product MTVDAGSATQERDDTPANREGEHPTGTEQHTQQEQPGQSDQSPQAESAKPTRGRAKSSARKTRTVVLTLTVTGTADGEWQAELKHGSKWVAKGLGIPASAVSRAAKELHEELSAPIDEVINAAREQQQAKVAQLEAELEQAKQALAELES; this is encoded by the coding sequence ATGACCGTTGACGCTGGTTCCGCGACCCAGGAACGGGACGACACCCCGGCGAACCGGGAGGGCGAGCACCCGACCGGAACCGAGCAGCACACGCAGCAGGAGCAGCCGGGCCAGTCCGACCAGTCACCGCAGGCGGAATCGGCCAAACCGACCCGTGGCAGGGCCAAGAGCAGCGCCCGCAAGACCAGGACCGTGGTGCTCACCCTCACCGTCACCGGCACCGCCGACGGTGAATGGCAGGCCGAGCTCAAGCACGGCAGCAAATGGGTCGCCAAGGGTCTGGGCATCCCGGCCTCAGCCGTGTCCCGCGCGGCGAAGGAACTCCACGAGGAGCTGTCCGCGCCGATCGACGAAGTGATCAACGCGGCCCGCGAACAGCAGCAAGCCAAGGTCGCGCAGCTGGAGGCCGAACTGGAACAGGCCAAACAAGCCCTGGCCGAACTGGAGAGCTGA